The window CGGGTGGGGTGCTGGCGCTGGCCAACGCCGTCCCCGAGCGAGCCGCGACGGTGTTCGAGCGCCACCGGGGTGGGGATGTCGATGGGGCACGGTCGCTGAACGCCGACCTTGTCGAACTCAATCGCGCGATCACAGCGCGCTACGGCGTGCCGGGCGTGAAAGCGGTGCTGTCGCTCCGGGGCCAGCCTGTCGGATCGCCGCGACGGCCGCTCGAGCCAGTCGACGACGACGTGGAGGCCGAACTCGAGACGTTGCTATCGGTTGCGCTCGAGGCCTGACGCTGTCGACTGCGCTCGAGGGCGACGCTGGCAACAATGCTCGAGGTTCAATGCGGACGGACTCGCATTTTCTCGCGGTGTTCGGAACGACTGGTGTAACTGGTTTGGTGCAGCTGGTTTGGTGTAACTGCTTTCGGTTGCGTATACGGCATCTCTTACCCGCCCTCGGTTGCGAAACTGCTACCCCAACTGAGGCCGTTCGTTTGTTCTAATGGCACTCTCGAGCGTCGACCTCCCGGGACGCCCCATCGAGTTCACCGTCTCGGAGGTAACCGGTGCAATTGGGGATTCGGTTACGGTCGTTCCACTCATCGTGGCCCTCGCCGCGACGACCGACGTCTCGTTGGCCCACATTTTCGTCGGCTTCGGCGTCTTCCAGATCGTCTGGGGACTGGTGTACGGGATGCCGATGTCGCTTGAGCCGATGAAGGCGCTGGTCGGACTGGCAATCGTCGGGTCGCTGTCGGCCCCCGAACTGGCCGGAGCCGGGTTGCTCGCCGGGGCCGCGTTGCTGGTCGCCGGCCGGATGGGGCTCGTCGGCCGACTCGAGGCGATCGTCGGCGAACCCGTAGTACGGGGGATCCAGCTGGCCGTCGCCCTCTTGCTCCTCGAGGCCGCGTTCGACCTCTCGATGGCGTCGATGCCCGTGGCGCTCCTGGGCGTCGCCCTCGTGATCGCTCTTTCCCTGGTCGGGTTTCGGCGGGCGAGCGCGCTCGTCGTCCTCGGGATCGGCGGTGGCGTCGCCGTCTTCGCCTACGGCGTTCCAACGCCACGACTCCCTGCGCTGGCGATCTTCCCGAGCGGGGTTCCCACCCTCACGACCGGTGCGCTCGAGGGGATGGTCGCCCAGCTGGGAATGACTCTCGGGAACGCCGCCATCGCGACGGCGCTGCTGTCCGCGGATCTGTACGACCGACGAGTGTCGCCGGACGACCTCGCCCAGAGCATGGGAGCGACGTGTCTCGCGGCGATTCCCGCCGGGGGCCTGCCAATGTGTCACGGCAGCGGTGGCCTCGCCGGAAAGTACGCCTTCGGGGCCCGGACGGCCGGGGCGAACCTTATCCTCGGCGGGGGCTACCTCGCGCTCGCGCTCGTCGTCACCGGGGGTCTCCTCGCGGCGTTCCCGCTCGCGCTACTCGGCGTCTTGCTCGCCGTAGTCGCGGTCGAACTCGGGCGGAGCGCGCTGGCCCCGCTGTCCGGTTCCCGCGAGTGGGCGGTCGTC of the Natronosalvus vescus genome contains:
- a CDS encoding putative sulfate/molybdate transporter; translated protein: MALSSVDLPGRPIEFTVSEVTGAIGDSVTVVPLIVALAATTDVSLAHIFVGFGVFQIVWGLVYGMPMSLEPMKALVGLAIVGSLSAPELAGAGLLAGAALLVAGRMGLVGRLEAIVGEPVVRGIQLAVALLLLEAAFDLSMASMPVALLGVALVIALSLVGFRRASALVVLGIGGGVAVFAYGVPTPRLPALAIFPSGVPTLTTGALEGMVAQLGMTLGNAAIATALLSADLYDRRVSPDDLAQSMGATCLAAIPAGGLPMCHGSGGLAGKYAFGARTAGANLILGGGYLALALVVTGGLLAAFPLALLGVLLAVVAVELGRSALAPLSGSREWAVVLGVALVGAFVNIGIALVAGLLVWLVLEQASTGA